One window of Dyadobacter sandarakinus genomic DNA carries:
- a CDS encoding PAS domain-containing protein, producing MPLHNLEFVEKPFNQSTYTFFSADDRMSEFARRYHWQDSPLGVPDRWPQSLRTLVQMILNSPLPMAVLWGTELITLYNDTFHELFGARRPHAFGQPAAMLAEGIWPEVVPPARTVAADGRAVTLRNQPLDFYKIDHTSSSFWDYSLSPLTSDGGNIDGVLLTCSEKTSEIENARQLILSQQRFQNLVRDASMGIILLEGPEMRVEIVNQAYAQLINRKPEELQGRRLFDVIPEARDPFHGIIEEVRSTGNPLYLFHQPYSVVSEDGPKEGYLDLVYQPYKEADGYISGVIILCQDMTQQVLSRQKLEISEARLRSVVESAPFPIGVYVGREMLIQLVNQSIIDVWGKGTDIVGKRYAEVLPELADKGIYEQLDQVYMTGKPYYAHNQRVDLMIEGQLKSFYFKYNFTPLFDAEGNVYGVMNTAADVTDLVVAQQQLVEAEASLRDAIALARLGSWELNLATGQVSYSDTIREWFGFSAGQIELPEVYNPIHPEDRMDVESAIRHALEPGSTGTYDAEYRLNPFSGSPERIIHARGKVLYDIEGQAYKLVGTAQDVTDERRRQQELEQVVEIRTEELAALNEELAAQNEEYMAINEELEEANQQLLRSNENLQQFAYVASHDLQEPLRKIQQFSDILKTRYQSQTGEAAIYLERVQSAASRMSILIRDLLDFSSISTRRGIHQPVALNKVIDNVLNVLELAITDSAAEIRVDNLPTISGEAMQLGQLFQNLLSNALKFRRPGQAPSIHVKASKVTLAELPRTAAPARSASTYHLIEVIDNGIGFDEQYLDRIFQVFQRLHGKSEFGGTGIGLAICERVVTNHGGAITAMSQVGQGATFRIYFPV from the coding sequence TTGCCGTTACATAATCTCGAATTTGTGGAAAAACCATTCAATCAAAGCACCTATACCTTTTTCTCAGCTGATGACCGGATGAGCGAATTTGCCCGCCGGTACCACTGGCAGGATTCTCCTTTGGGAGTACCTGATCGCTGGCCTCAAAGTCTGCGCACATTGGTACAAATGATCCTGAACAGCCCGCTCCCGATGGCTGTTTTGTGGGGTACGGAGCTCATTACCCTCTATAATGATACATTTCACGAACTCTTCGGTGCACGCCGCCCCCATGCATTCGGGCAGCCGGCTGCCATGCTCGCTGAGGGCATCTGGCCGGAGGTTGTACCGCCAGCCCGCACGGTAGCTGCCGACGGCAGGGCCGTAACGCTGAGAAACCAGCCACTTGATTTTTACAAAATCGACCATACATCTTCGTCTTTCTGGGATTACAGCCTGAGCCCGCTGACGAGCGACGGGGGAAATATTGACGGAGTGCTGCTGACCTGTTCCGAAAAAACAAGTGAAATTGAAAATGCCCGGCAGCTCATCCTGTCGCAGCAGCGTTTTCAGAATCTGGTCAGGGATGCATCCATGGGCATTATCCTGCTGGAAGGTCCCGAAATGCGCGTGGAGATCGTCAACCAGGCTTATGCACAGCTGATCAACCGCAAGCCCGAAGAACTTCAGGGCCGCAGGCTGTTTGATGTAATCCCCGAAGCCCGCGATCCTTTTCATGGCATTATCGAGGAAGTCCGGTCAACCGGAAACCCCCTGTACCTTTTTCACCAGCCTTACTCGGTTGTGTCGGAAGATGGACCGAAAGAAGGTTACCTGGACCTTGTTTACCAGCCTTACAAGGAAGCGGACGGCTATATATCCGGCGTAATTATCCTTTGCCAGGATATGACCCAACAGGTATTGTCCCGGCAAAAGCTGGAAATCAGCGAGGCTAGGCTGCGGAGCGTTGTGGAAAGTGCACCTTTCCCGATCGGCGTATATGTGGGGCGGGAGATGCTTATACAGCTGGTAAACCAATCCATTATTGATGTTTGGGGAAAAGGTACGGACATCGTCGGCAAGCGGTATGCCGAGGTACTGCCCGAACTGGCCGATAAAGGCATTTACGAGCAGCTTGACCAGGTGTACATGACCGGGAAGCCGTACTATGCACACAATCAGCGCGTAGATCTGATGATTGAAGGGCAGCTTAAATCATTTTATTTCAAATATAACTTCACGCCCCTCTTTGATGCGGAGGGGAATGTATATGGCGTGATGAATACCGCTGCTGATGTGACCGACCTGGTGGTGGCGCAGCAGCAGCTGGTAGAGGCCGAGGCCAGCCTGAGGGATGCAATCGCACTCGCGCGCCTGGGTTCCTGGGAGCTCAACCTTGCAACCGGCCAGGTAAGCTACTCGGATACGATCCGGGAATGGTTTGGGTTCAGTGCCGGCCAGATTGAGCTGCCCGAAGTATATAACCCGATCCACCCCGAAGACCGGATGGATGTGGAAAGTGCCATACGTCATGCGCTGGAACCCGGCTCTACGGGTACCTATGATGCCGAGTACCGGCTCAATCCCTTTTCAGGCAGCCCCGAGCGCATTATCCATGCCCGGGGCAAGGTACTGTACGACATCGAAGGACAAGCTTACAAGCTGGTCGGTACTGCCCAGGATGTTACCGATGAGCGCCGCCGCCAGCAGGAGCTCGAACAGGTGGTTGAGATCAGGACCGAGGAGCTGGCAGCATTGAACGAGGAGCTCGCCGCTCAGAATGAAGAGTATATGGCGATCAATGAAGAACTGGAAGAAGCCAATCAGCAATTGCTGCGCTCGAATGAAAACCTGCAGCAATTTGCATACGTCGCCAGCCATGACCTGCAGGAGCCGCTGCGGAAGATCCAGCAGTTCAGCGATATACTAAAAACGCGCTACCAATCGCAGACCGGAGAAGCGGCCATATACCTTGAACGCGTACAATCGGCAGCCAGCCGGATGTCGATACTGATCAGGGATCTGCTCGACTTTTCAAGCATTTCAACCAGGCGCGGCATTCATCAGCCAGTTGCATTGAACAAAGTTATTGATAACGTACTAAATGTACTGGAACTGGCAATCACAGACAGTGCAGCGGAAATCAGGGTTGACAACCTGCCTACTATTTCGGGAGAGGCGATGCAGCTGGGGCAACTTTTTCAAAACCTGCTGAGCAATGCATTGAAGTTCCGCCGCCCGGGTCAGGCACCTTCCATTCATGTGAAGGCGAGCAAGGTAACATTAGCCGAGCTGCCGCGGACAGCTGCGCCGGCGCGCAGTGCCAGTACCTACCACCTGATTGAGGTGATTGATAATGGCATCGGCTTCGATGAGCAATACCTCGACCGGATCTTCCAGGTGTTTCAGCGGCTGCACGGTAAAAGCGAATTTGGCGGTACAGGCATAGGCCTGGCGATTTGTGAAAGGGTCGTAACCAATCATGGTGGTGCGATTACTGCCATGAGCCAGGTAGGACAGGGTGCTACGTTTCGGATTTATTTTCCGGTTTAG
- a CDS encoding CBM96 family carbohydrate-binding protein has translation MHQQLQFPGRLALNIKKSLLTACLLCAGTLHAQPGIEWSRLYSKPGDDKFTSIMNTADGGYVVAGENTSKLPGDLGYLDFRLTKVSATGALQWEQSFGGNKHDQDTRVALAPDGGYLLAGTSRSNKSRDKSENDRALSPDNAGDFWIIKLSKDGTKQWEKTIGGDNQDLLKAVSPTPDGGYLLAGSTLSGTSGEKKTASKGSYDFWLVKIDGNGNVQWDKSFGGTGDDQLSAMKLTSDGVIIGGTSDSPLGADKTRQAFGKNDFWLVKVTFNGDKIWDKTIGGNDTDVLTDLEITSDGGFIICGNSRSGISGNKSKKSLGLDDYWVVKTDALGNVQWDNALGGTSYDYASSVIPLPEGGYAVSGYSYSRLNGNKTAPLKGLYCVWLIRLDASGTMVWNQTYGASDYPDFAVPADITLAADGSLLLAGLAKVESGTADIPMPSAGRDAWLLKLQTEGNTRQLQLSDSIVNFYASPSSLAPTRTLTVSGSVDPYVITPPSSPWLSATVTGNNVVVAANAAGLAGGSYSANVTVGAAGYASATVSVKLVVRIAPVIASIRTITVPVNQAAMFTARAAVSEGERAIFSLTDAPAGAQMDTSGRFIWTPSTPGTYIFRVKASTSRTPVLTSEREVKIVALAGNPDDVIRINAGGGDYTTADGRFFQADKYYSGIDEISDREVPDIAYTADDELYRVARCSRQFDYTIPVKRPGIYKIVMHFAETYWGVAERREGRGSRQFYVSMERQQKQHLYDIFTLAGGALKATQATLEVAVTDGFLNLYFNASDDKARLSALEIIFVKPLQVVTLQPTDDAYVRGGSYADQNFGRESTLDVKGGSRNDLNRESYMKFSLAGISQVTKAYLRIYGYKHEAGLPLQFRVFALENDDWSENTITWNDVPAGSMKEIDRRVITETASYFEFDVTEYAKSWVAGDKMITFVLQDSDNRKLRMVFNSKENGSNPPELIISTTDPVLNTIRLAANPGFEKPVSEVTSSTIFPNPVQKQLSVKISPQHHDNISLSLINAAGLTFSLKTTEVLRCGATAEVDISNLSLSKGIYLLKIQSDHASEVLKVLISD, from the coding sequence ATGCATCAACAATTACAATTTCCGGGAAGATTAGCCCTGAATATTAAAAAATCATTACTGACCGCCTGCTTGCTCTGTGCGGGTACGCTCCACGCCCAGCCGGGCATTGAATGGAGTCGATTGTATTCCAAACCGGGGGATGACAAATTCACCTCCATCATGAATACTGCGGATGGTGGATACGTGGTGGCAGGAGAAAATACGAGTAAGTTGCCGGGGGATCTGGGGTATCTGGATTTCCGCCTGACCAAGGTTTCTGCAACAGGCGCGCTTCAATGGGAGCAATCATTCGGAGGCAACAAGCATGATCAGGACACCCGTGTAGCGCTTGCTCCGGATGGTGGTTATTTACTGGCAGGTACTTCCCGGTCCAACAAAAGCAGGGATAAATCGGAGAACGACCGTGCGCTGTCACCGGACAATGCAGGCGATTTCTGGATCATCAAGCTGTCAAAAGACGGGACTAAACAATGGGAAAAAACGATTGGCGGCGACAATCAGGATTTGCTGAAAGCCGTCAGTCCAACTCCCGACGGAGGTTACCTGCTCGCAGGGTCGACCCTGTCCGGTACCAGCGGTGAAAAGAAAACTGCATCGAAAGGGTCTTACGATTTCTGGCTTGTGAAGATTGATGGTAATGGTAATGTTCAGTGGGATAAGAGCTTTGGCGGCACAGGTGACGATCAGTTGAGCGCCATGAAACTGACTAGCGACGGGGTTATTATTGGCGGAACGTCCGATTCGCCGTTGGGAGCGGACAAGACGCGTCAGGCATTTGGTAAAAATGACTTCTGGCTTGTTAAGGTTACTTTTAATGGTGATAAAATTTGGGATAAAACGATCGGAGGAAATGATACGGACGTGCTCACCGATCTGGAAATCACTTCTGATGGCGGGTTTATCATATGCGGAAATTCAAGGTCCGGGATTTCAGGAAATAAAAGTAAAAAAAGCCTCGGGCTGGATGATTACTGGGTTGTCAAAACCGATGCGCTGGGTAATGTACAATGGGATAATGCATTGGGAGGCACCTCCTATGATTATGCAAGTTCGGTCATACCGCTCCCCGAAGGCGGTTACGCAGTGAGCGGCTATTCCTATTCAAGACTGAACGGAAACAAAACGGCGCCCCTGAAAGGACTGTACTGTGTCTGGCTGATCAGGCTGGATGCAAGTGGGACGATGGTCTGGAATCAGACATACGGAGCCTCCGACTACCCCGATTTTGCTGTTCCTGCCGATATCACGCTGGCCGCGGATGGCAGTTTGCTGCTCGCCGGCCTGGCCAAAGTTGAATCTGGTACAGCTGATATCCCGATGCCTTCCGCGGGGAGAGATGCTTGGCTTCTCAAACTACAGACAGAGGGAAATACCCGTCAGCTCCAACTTTCAGACAGCATTGTCAATTTTTATGCAAGCCCTTCCAGCCTGGCGCCAACCCGGACGCTGACCGTGAGCGGCAGTGTGGATCCCTATGTCATTACACCGCCCAGCAGTCCGTGGCTGAGCGCCACGGTTACCGGTAATAATGTGGTGGTGGCTGCCAATGCGGCTGGTTTGGCTGGCGGAAGCTACTCCGCGAATGTGACCGTGGGCGCAGCAGGGTATGCAAGTGCAACCGTTTCCGTGAAGCTGGTCGTGCGTATTGCACCGGTCATTGCGTCGATCCGTACCATTACAGTGCCTGTGAATCAGGCCGCTATGTTTACGGCCAGGGCTGCCGTGAGTGAAGGGGAGCGCGCCATTTTTTCATTGACAGATGCTCCTGCCGGCGCGCAGATGGATACTTCCGGCAGATTTATCTGGACGCCGTCCACGCCGGGAACATACATTTTTCGTGTAAAGGCAAGTACCAGCAGGACGCCCGTGCTTACCTCGGAACGCGAAGTAAAAATAGTAGCATTGGCCGGCAATCCTGATGATGTGATCCGCATCAACGCAGGCGGAGGCGACTATACGACGGCCGACGGTAGGTTTTTTCAGGCGGATAAATATTACTCGGGTATTGATGAAATCAGCGATCGGGAGGTTCCGGATATTGCCTACACGGCAGATGATGAACTGTACCGCGTGGCGCGCTGCTCGCGCCAGTTTGATTACACAATCCCGGTAAAAAGGCCGGGTATTTACAAGATCGTCATGCATTTTGCGGAAACATACTGGGGGGTAGCGGAAAGACGGGAAGGTCGGGGTAGCCGGCAGTTCTATGTTTCCATGGAGCGTCAGCAGAAGCAGCATCTTTATGATATTTTCACCTTGGCTGGCGGAGCCTTGAAGGCTACCCAGGCGACGCTGGAGGTTGCGGTAACGGACGGGTTTCTCAATCTGTACTTCAATGCATCCGATGATAAGGCGCGTCTTTCGGCACTTGAAATTATATTCGTTAAGCCCCTGCAGGTAGTGACTTTGCAACCTACTGATGATGCCTACGTCAGGGGAGGGAGCTATGCCGATCAGAATTTTGGCAGGGAGTCAACGCTGGATGTGAAAGGGGGGAGCCGTAACGACCTGAACCGGGAAAGTTACATGAAGTTTTCGCTGGCGGGTATCAGTCAGGTGACCAAAGCATATCTACGGATTTATGGGTACAAGCATGAAGCAGGCCTTCCTTTGCAATTCCGGGTTTTTGCGCTTGAAAATGATGACTGGAGCGAAAATACAATCACCTGGAATGATGTGCCGGCCGGTAGTATGAAAGAAATAGACAGGCGTGTCATCACCGAAACAGCTTCCTACTTTGAATTTGACGTTACTGAATATGCCAAATCGTGGGTTGCCGGCGATAAGATGATCACCTTTGTGTTGCAGGACAGTGATAACCGTAAGCTGCGAATGGTCTTTAATAGTAAGGAAAATGGCTCTAATCCGCCCGAACTAATCATTTCTACGACGGATCCTGTTTTAAACACAATCCGCCTTGCCGCAAACCCTGGTTTTGAAAAGCCCGTAAGTGAAGTGACAAGCTCAACCATTTTCCCCAACCCCGTCCAGAAACAGCTCTCCGTAAAAATCAGCCCGCAGCACCACGACAACATCTCGCTCAGCCTGATCAATGCAGCGGGCCTTACATTTTCATTAAAAACAACAGAAGTCCTAAGATGCGGAGCCACAGCTGAGGTGGATATTTCCAACTTATCGTTGAGTAAAGGCATTTACCTGCTCAAAATACAATCAGACCATGCATCAGAAGTGCTGAAAGTACTGATATCAGACTAA
- a CDS encoding CBM96 family carbohydrate-binding protein, which yields MILQLRCLSQFISKLPGIALVGCLFLSVASYAQPGIEWGGGYGTGPANRLTSVVATSDGGYIAAGNSLGSTNGYDLNNDFRVIKISAQGILQWEKFFRGISPDENPKVLPISDGGFLMAGTSQSNKSGDKSENDRAVSVDSRGDFWVIKLAADGTKQWDKTIGGSNRELLKAVAATSDGGFLLGGSSSSGISGEKSTASKGGSDFWLVRIDAAGKVLWDKSYGGSGQDSLYAMKPTADGIILGGTSNSAVSGDKSQNAIGATDYWLVKLAADGTKLWDKTIGGLSAESLTDLAVTSDGGYVLSGNSTSGIGGNKSENNRGGEDYWVVKTDGSGNVQWDKTIGGSGYDVPAKIIQHSKGGYVLSGYSTSGTSGDKSAPLKGSGNIWIVRLDDAGKKTWEKTIGSDGKQNYTKTGDFISTADGGFLIAAEAVNRTATVDMAETTDGIDSWLIKLLAEDNDKKLLLSESEVNFVGDPTNAFRPTKTLQLTATGGLLPTFKIKQSDKNWLKVSVSGSNVKFTANGTIIYMDGSASSTTIGISAPGYARLIVPVRITQRRAPSIAPIAPITVNVNQTARFKAIVRPNPGERAIISLVGAPAGAIMDSLGNFSWTPQQAGFFKFKIIARTSVAPVFENEQSIQIKVLQADPEDVIRINAGGGDYTTADGRFFQADKYYSGEGGTSDGKEGDIANTIDDDLYRTARCSPQFQYAIPVKPGVYKVVLHFAETYWGTSVKGQPGPGSRVFNVSAEGTTWLSGFDIFTAGGGAFQMVQQTIEVAVTDGFLNLNFNASADKARLSAIEVLGVENTQVAALLPEEDAYVRGGNYADQNFGTEAGLDVKGGSREDLNRATYLKFSLAGITGITKARLRIYGYNHEPELGASTNIDIHMLDNDNWIENTLTWNTVPQGTMEEIAVFGVNSTPGYYGVDVSKYAKLWAAGDKVITLVLRDNNKGKKRVIFNSKEHPLNPPQLIITTTDPLPGIARIAAAATFETPENEAVSSTIFPNPVQKQLSVKISPQHHDNISLSLINAAGRTFLLKTKEAPRGGATAEADISNLALHKGIYLLKVHSDNTSEVLKVLVAE from the coding sequence ATGATTTTACAACTACGATGCCTTTCACAATTCATTTCTAAACTACCCGGAATAGCACTGGTAGGTTGTCTTTTTCTTTCTGTTGCCAGCTACGCCCAGCCGGGCATAGAGTGGGGAGGTGGGTATGGAACGGGACCGGCCAACAGGCTGACGTCCGTTGTTGCAACGTCCGACGGCGGCTACATAGCAGCAGGTAATAGCTTAGGTAGCACTAATGGATATGACTTAAACAACGATTTCCGGGTAATCAAGATTTCTGCCCAGGGTATCCTTCAATGGGAAAAGTTTTTCAGAGGCATTAGTCCGGACGAAAACCCCAAAGTCTTACCCATATCCGACGGCGGCTTTCTCATGGCCGGAACCTCCCAGTCGAACAAAAGCGGTGATAAGTCTGAAAACGACCGGGCCGTGTCAGTGGACAGCCGGGGCGATTTCTGGGTGATCAAATTGGCCGCAGATGGGACCAAGCAATGGGATAAAACGATCGGCGGCAGCAACCGTGAACTTCTGAAAGCCGTAGCTGCTACCAGTGACGGCGGCTTTCTCCTGGGCGGATCTTCTTCATCGGGGATCAGCGGCGAAAAAAGTACTGCCTCAAAAGGAGGTTCTGATTTCTGGCTTGTCAGGATCGATGCGGCCGGGAAGGTTTTGTGGGATAAAAGTTATGGCGGAAGCGGGCAGGATAGTCTGTATGCCATGAAGCCGACTGCGGACGGCATTATATTAGGCGGAACTTCCAACTCAGCTGTCAGTGGAGATAAAAGCCAGAATGCAATAGGCGCAACGGACTACTGGCTCGTGAAGCTTGCCGCCGACGGGACCAAACTCTGGGATAAAACCATAGGCGGCTTGTCTGCTGAAAGCTTGACCGACCTGGCTGTAACTTCCGATGGCGGGTATGTTTTAAGCGGAAACTCAACTTCGGGTATCGGAGGGAACAAGAGCGAAAATAACCGTGGCGGGGAAGATTACTGGGTTGTCAAAACGGATGGTTCGGGCAATGTTCAGTGGGATAAAACAATCGGTGGTTCCGGCTATGACGTGCCTGCAAAAATTATTCAGCATTCGAAAGGCGGGTACGTGCTGAGCGGCTACTCTACCTCGGGTACTTCAGGCGATAAGTCGGCACCTTTGAAAGGAAGTGGAAACATCTGGATCGTGCGGCTGGATGATGCGGGTAAAAAAACCTGGGAAAAAACAATTGGATCCGACGGGAAGCAGAACTATACAAAGACGGGTGATTTTATCAGCACGGCAGATGGTGGGTTTTTGATCGCCGCTGAGGCAGTGAACAGGACTGCGACTGTGGATATGGCAGAAACCACCGATGGAATAGACAGCTGGCTCATCAAGCTGCTGGCAGAGGATAATGATAAAAAACTGCTTCTGTCGGAAAGTGAGGTCAATTTCGTTGGAGATCCTACCAATGCTTTCAGACCGACAAAGACACTTCAGTTAACAGCAACCGGCGGTCTACTTCCAACATTTAAAATCAAACAGTCTGACAAAAACTGGCTGAAAGTCTCAGTTTCCGGAAGCAATGTTAAATTTACCGCAAATGGGACAATCATATATATGGATGGATCAGCTTCTTCGACCACCATTGGGATTAGTGCTCCGGGATATGCCCGCCTGATCGTTCCGGTCCGGATTACACAACGTCGAGCGCCTTCTATCGCACCCATTGCTCCCATTACGGTCAATGTCAATCAAACGGCCAGGTTCAAGGCAATTGTCAGGCCGAACCCCGGTGAGCGGGCGATCATATCATTAGTCGGAGCACCGGCTGGCGCCATTATGGATTCTTTGGGCAATTTCAGCTGGACACCCCAGCAAGCCGGTTTTTTCAAATTTAAAATTATTGCCCGCACCAGTGTAGCCCCTGTATTTGAAAATGAGCAGAGCATACAGATTAAAGTCCTGCAAGCTGATCCGGAAGATGTAATACGTATTAATGCGGGCGGCGGAGATTACACGACAGCTGACGGACGGTTTTTTCAGGCGGATAAATATTATTCCGGTGAAGGCGGCACCAGTGATGGCAAAGAGGGAGACATTGCCAATACGATTGACGACGATCTGTACCGCACCGCCCGCTGCTCGCCCCAGTTCCAGTATGCCATTCCGGTGAAGCCAGGGGTTTATAAAGTGGTACTGCATTTTGCGGAGACCTATTGGGGTACATCCGTCAAAGGACAGCCCGGTCCGGGAAGCAGGGTTTTCAATGTCTCGGCGGAGGGTACAACCTGGCTTTCGGGCTTTGACATATTTACTGCGGGCGGAGGCGCCTTCCAAATGGTGCAGCAAACCATTGAGGTGGCTGTAACCGACGGTTTTCTTAACCTGAATTTTAATGCATCCGCTGATAAAGCCAGGCTCTCAGCCATCGAGGTATTGGGTGTTGAGAATACACAGGTAGCGGCATTGCTACCCGAGGAAGATGCCTATGTGCGGGGCGGCAACTATGCCGACCAGAACTTCGGCACTGAAGCGGGGCTGGATGTAAAAGGAGGAAGCCGCGAAGACCTGAACCGCGCCACTTATCTTAAATTCTCCCTGGCAGGAATCACCGGAATTACTAAAGCCCGGTTGCGCATCTACGGCTATAATCATGAGCCGGAGCTGGGGGCATCTACAAATATTGACATCCACATGCTCGACAATGATAACTGGATCGAAAATACGCTTACCTGGAACACGGTACCACAAGGTACCATGGAGGAGATCGCCGTTTTCGGGGTAAATAGCACGCCTGGGTATTACGGGGTGGACGTGAGCAAATATGCAAAGCTATGGGCAGCCGGGGATAAAGTCATTACGCTGGTACTTCGCGACAATAACAAAGGAAAGAAGCGGGTGATCTTCAACAGCAAGGAGCATCCTCTCAACCCTCCCCAGCTGATCATTACCACGACGGATCCTTTGCCCGGCATAGCCCGCATAGCCGCAGCGGCGACTTTTGAAACGCCGGAAAACGAAGCTGTCAGCTCAACCATTTTCCCCAACCCCGTCCAGAAGCAGCTTTCCGTAAAAATCAGCCCGCAGCACCACGACAACATTTCGCTCAGCCTGATCAATGCAGCCGGACGCACATTTCTCCTAAAAACCAAAGAAGCCCCGCGTGGCGGGGCCACAGCTGAGGCGGACATTTCGAATCTGGCATTGCACAAAGGTATTTACCTGCTCAAAGTGCATTCCGATAATACATCCGAGGTGCTGAAAGTGCTGGTGGCGGAGTAA